A single Triticum dicoccoides isolate Atlit2015 ecotype Zavitan chromosome 2A, WEW_v2.0, whole genome shotgun sequence DNA region contains:
- the LOC119357125 gene encoding protochlorophyllide reductase A, chloroplastic: protein MALQLLPSTLSVPKKGSSMGAAAVKDTAAFLGVSSKAKKASLAVRTQVATAPSSVTTSPGSATAKPSGKKTLRQGVVVITGASSGLGLAAAKALAETGKWHVVMACRDFLKASKAAKAAGMADGSYTVMHLDLASLDSVRQFVDAFRRAEMPLDVLVCNAAIYRPTARTPTFTADGHEMSVGVNHLGHFLLARLLMEDLQKSDYPSRRMVIVGSITGNSNTLAGNVPPKASLGDLRGLAGGLSGASGSAMIDGDESFDGAKAYKDSKVCNMLTMQEFHRRYHEETGITFSSLYPGCIATTGLFREHIPLFRTLFPPFQKFVTKGFVSEAESGKRLAQVVAEPSLTKSGVYWSWNKDSASFENQLSQEASDPEKARKVWELSEKLVGLA from the exons AtggctctccagctcctcccctccACCCTCTCCGTCCCCAAGAAG GGTAGCAGCATGGGCGCGGCGGCAGTGAAGGACACGGCGGCGTTCCTGGGCGTGAGCAGCAAGGCGAAGAAGGCGTCGCTAGCGGTGAGGACGCAGGTGGCCACGGCGCCTTCGTCGGTGACGACGAGCCCGGGCTCGGCGACGGCGAAGCCGAGCGGCAAGAAGACGCTGCGGCAGGGCGTGGTGGTGATCACGGGCGCGTCGTCCGGGCTGGGTCTGGCGGCGGCCAAGGCGCTGGCAGAGACGGGCAAGTGGCACGTGGTCATGGCGTGCCGCGACTTCCTCAAGGCATCCAAGGCGGCCAAGGCGGCAGGCATGGCAGACGGCAGCTACACCGTCATGCACCTCGACCTCGCCTCGCTCGACAGCGTCCGGCAGTTCGTGGATGCGTTCCGCCGCGCAGAGATGCCGCTGGACGTGCTCGTGTGCAACGCCGCCATTTACCGCCCCACGGCGCGCACGCCGACCTTCACCGCCGACGGGCACGAGATGAGCGTGGGCGTGAACCACCTCGGCCACTTCCTGCTCGCCCGCCTCCTCATGGAGGACCTCCAGAAGTCCGACTACCCGTCCCGCCGCATGGTCATCGTCGGCTCCATCACCGGCAACAGCAACACGCTGGCGGGCAACGTGCCGCCCAAGGCCAGCCTCGGCGACCTCCGCGGGCTCGCCGGCGGCCTCAGCGGCGCGTCGGGCTCCGCCATGATCGACGGCGACGAGAGCTTCGACGGCGCCAAGGCGTACAAGGACAGCAAGGTGTGCAACATGCTGACCATGCAGGAGTTCCACCGGCGGTACCACGAGGAGACCGGCATCACCTTCTCGTCGCTCTACCCCGGCTGCATCGCCACCACGGGGCTGTTCCGCGAGCACATCCCGCTGTTCCGGACCCTGTTCCCGCCGTTCCAAAAGTTCGTGACCAAGGGGTTCGTGTCCGAGGCAGAGTCCGGCAAGAGGCTGGCGCAGGTGGTGGCGGAGCCCAGCCTGACCAAGTCCGGCGTGTACTGGAGCTGGAACAAGGACTCGGCGTCGTTCGAGAACCAGCTCTCACAGGAGGCCAGCGACCCCGAGAAGGCCCGCAAGGTCTGGGAGCTCAGCGAGAAGCTCGTCGGACTCGCCTGA